In the candidate division WOR-3 bacterium genome, ATTCCTTAGAATTTAAAACTTTTTTACAAAATTCCTCCGTCTGGAAATTAACCATTAATATATGATGTTATACTTTTTTATAACATCATTTTCTACTGCAGGATGTTATCGACGATATTTCAATACTTATATCTCTGAAAAGTGGCACAGAAATTGCATATAAAAAGAGTAGAGGTGAAAAATGAAGATAATAAGTTTTGTCTTAATCATATCCTCGCTTGCCTTCTGCGGAAGTTTCGGGATCGGTATTGCCGGAGGCGGTCAATATTACGAAAATTACAAAAGCCTGACTCCTGAAATGTTGCAGGAAATGTTCTACGGTGCTGAACTCTCTTTAAGTGCAGAAGCCCTGCCCAATGTCTTCCTTGAGCCTTCGTTCTCTTATCTGAATAACCCTGCGGTTTCCACCTCAGCCACCGGATGTGGACTCGGTTTGAATATCAAACCAAGACTCGGCAACTTTCCTCTCGTACCTTATTTCGGTCTCAAAGGAACCATTCTGTTCTACAGTGAGATGGATATCAGAGAAGCGGCCCGCGCCAGCCAGCTTATCGCTTATATTGAAAATTCATCACCGAAATTAATCGGTGCGGGCTTTGCCGGAATAAGTCTCTTTCTCGGAAAGAGCATGTCATTGAACTGCAATTACAGCTATTACAGTCTTGCCCCTCAATATGGTGTGGAAATGGTCTGGGCGGGACTTACCTACTACATAAATTGGTGATGAACCTCAACTCTTCCTGGCTTTATGCAGCAGGCGCGATAAATAAGAAGGCTGGATTTTAAGAATCTTACTCGCCTTTCTCTGGTTGCCGCCGCACTGCTCAATCGTCTCCCGAATATAATTCAGTTTAAATGCATCCACGGCTTCTTTTAATCCTTTACCTGAGATCTCGAACTCCTTGCATCTGCGCGCGGGAAGCATCAGACAATTTATATCAATGGTATCGCCTGTCGCCAGCACAACCGCACGCTCTATCACATTCTGGAGTTCTCTGACATTACCGGGCCAGGGATAGTCCAGCAACCTCTGCATCACCTTGCTGTCGATATCTTTAATCGTCTTATTCATATCCCGTGCGTAGATCGTTAAAAAATGTTTGGCTAAAAGAGGAATATCATCTTTACGTTCCCGCAGCGGCGGGATCTGAATGGGAAAGACATTAAGCCTGTAAAAGAGATCTTCTCGAAACTGTTTCTCTGCAATCTTTTCTTCCAGATTCTGATTGGTGGCGGCGATGACCCGCACGTCGACCTTTATCACCTTGGTTCCTCCGAGCCGTTCGAATTCACGTTCCTGGATAACCCGAAGCAATTTACTCTGGGTCTCAGGCGCCAGATCCCCGATTTCATCAAGGAAGATCGTTCCTTTATGTGCCAGTTCAAATCTGCCGCGATGAAGGGATGTCGCACCGGTGAACGCCCCTTTTTCATATCCGAAGAGTTCACTCTCCAGCAGCGTGGTCGGAATAGCCGCACAGTTCACCGCGATGAAAGACTCCTCTTTTCTGGGACTCAAACGATGGATATAGCGCGCAATCAATTCTTTTCCTGTACCGTTTTCACCGAGCAACAGCACCGTCGAGGTGCTCTGGGCGACTTTTTCCGCAAGCTGGAGTACTTCTTTAAACTCATCGCTCGCCGAGATGATGGCGTAACGTGAATCGATTTCATCCCGCAACAGATTCTGCTGCTCGCGGATCTGAAGATGCACCTGGGCGTTCTGGATCACCTGGGCGGCTTGAAATGCGATGATAATCAGGAGTTCTTTATCTGCATTCGTCCACGTACGGCGGTTCTTTTTATTCAACACCTCAATAACGCCGATCGTTTTACCGGTGATGATGAGCGGAGCGGCGATGATCGATTTCGTCGCGAAACCCGTTCTTTTATCTATCCCCGGATAAAAATCTTTATTGGAAGAGGTGTCATTCACCATTATCGGCTTGCCTGTACGGACGCACGCGCCTGCAATCCCCTTGTCCAGGGGAACAGTAAGATTTTTCAAGCGCTCGGAAACATCACCGGTGGCGCTGGCAAAGTAAAGCTCATTGGCCGTTTCGTCCAGTAAGAGCAGAGAACTCGCTTCGGCTTTCAACAACGTCTTGGCGCTCTCGATGATGATATTCAGTATCTTTGAAAGTTCCAGCGTAGAAGAAAGAGAACTCGACATCTGAAAGAGTATTTCAAGCTCTTCTCTGCCTATCTTCCTGATGATATCCTCCATATCTCCAGTATATCATAAAAAGTACTGAAGTCAATATCTTCTTGTAAATTACAGATTATCTGCTATAATATCTTGAAAAGGAGGTACAGGTGACGGCGAAAAAATATCAACATTATTATGTCGTACGCCTTGAAAAGAATGAGGAGATAAT is a window encoding:
- a CDS encoding GAF domain-containing protein, giving the protein MEDIIRKIGREELEILFQMSSSLSSTLELSKILNIIIESAKTLLKAEASSLLLLDETANELYFASATGDVSERLKNLTVPLDKGIAGACVRTGKPIMVNDTSSNKDFYPGIDKRTGFATKSIIAAPLIITGKTIGVIEVLNKKNRRTWTNADKELLIIIAFQAAQVIQNAQVHLQIREQQNLLRDEIDSRYAIISASDEFKEVLQLAEKVAQSTSTVLLLGENGTGKELIARYIHRLSPRKEESFIAVNCAAIPTTLLESELFGYEKGAFTGATSLHRGRFELAHKGTIFLDEIGDLAPETQSKLLRVIQEREFERLGGTKVIKVDVRVIAATNQNLEEKIAEKQFREDLFYRLNVFPIQIPPLRERKDDIPLLAKHFLTIYARDMNKTIKDIDSKVMQRLLDYPWPGNVRELQNVIERAVVLATGDTIDINCLMLPARRCKEFEISGKGLKEAVDAFKLNYIRETIEQCGGNQRKASKILKIQPSYLSRLLHKARKS